A part of Amycolatopsis lurida genomic DNA contains:
- a CDS encoding response regulator transcription factor — MRILVVDDDRAVRESLRRSLEFNGYQVELAGDGAQALEAIIANRPDAMVLDVMMPRLDGLEVARRLRSTGDDLPILVLTARDTVSDRVSGLDAGADDYLPKPFALEELLARLRALLRRAVPDPQAAQNAEVLSFADLTLDPGTREVRRAGREISLTRTEFALLELFLSYPKHVLTRSRILEEVWGYDFPTSGNALEVYVGYLRRKTEAGNEPRLIHTVRGVGYVLRETPP, encoded by the coding sequence ATGCGCATCCTCGTAGTGGACGACGACAGGGCCGTCCGTGAATCACTCAGGCGATCCCTTGAGTTCAACGGCTACCAGGTGGAGCTGGCCGGGGACGGCGCGCAGGCCCTTGAAGCGATCATCGCCAACAGACCCGACGCGATGGTGCTGGACGTGATGATGCCGCGGCTCGACGGCCTGGAAGTCGCCCGGCGGCTGCGAAGCACCGGAGACGACCTGCCGATTCTCGTCCTCACCGCGCGGGACACCGTCTCCGACCGGGTGTCCGGCCTCGACGCCGGCGCCGACGACTACTTGCCGAAGCCCTTCGCGCTCGAAGAGCTTCTCGCGCGCCTTCGCGCGCTTCTGCGCCGGGCGGTCCCGGATCCGCAGGCCGCACAGAACGCCGAGGTCCTCTCGTTCGCGGACCTCACCTTGGACCCGGGGACGCGCGAGGTGCGCCGGGCTGGGCGGGAGATCAGTCTCACGAGGACCGAATTCGCCCTGCTGGAGCTGTTCCTCTCCTACCCGAAGCACGTTCTGACCCGCAGCCGGATCCTGGAGGAAGTGTGGGGATACGACTTCCCGACGTCGGGCAACGCGCTGGAGGTCTACGTCGGTTACTTGCGCCGAAAGACCGAGGCTGGGAACGAACCGAGGCTGATCCACACGGTGCGGGGAGTGGGCTACGTGCTGAGGGAAACCCCGCCGTGA
- a CDS encoding S1C family serine protease, which yields MTENDPSGQDAEKARPAGAQPDAEQSASWAAQPTSQQPDATGLGGHATPHTGAQQAYNPWAPQSQTQTQQAPAQEHHTPGQYTQGHQIPGQQTPFTQPGPSMYAVPQQRQAQKSTPGKLLAGVAAIALVVGGVAGGTVGYLTGDASGGSSVNALDAPKPAQQTGNLPAGSVEAVAQKLSPSVVELQVSGRSGAGEGSGFVLSTDGYVLTNNHVVEVAAGGGQIQAVFQDGKKGTATVVGRDPTTDIAVVKVSGVSGLTPVELGRSDDLRVGQPVVAIGSPFELTGTVTSGIVSALNRPVSAGGNGDQTTVMSAVQTDAAINPGNSGGPLANMAGQVIGINSAIYSPKSAQGQGGESGGNVGIGFAIPIDQARRTADDIINTGQATQTFIGARVQTAPTGGAQLGEISPGSPAEKAGLKSGDVVTKLDDRSIPNADALVAEIRTRAPNDKVKFTLSGDKVIEVTLGGQPVTPN from the coding sequence ATGACCGAGAACGACCCCAGCGGCCAGGACGCCGAGAAGGCGCGGCCCGCCGGCGCTCAGCCGGACGCGGAGCAGAGCGCGAGCTGGGCGGCCCAGCCCACGTCGCAGCAGCCTGACGCGACCGGCCTCGGCGGCCATGCCACTCCGCACACCGGAGCGCAGCAGGCCTACAACCCGTGGGCTCCCCAGTCGCAGACTCAGACTCAGCAAGCGCCCGCCCAGGAGCACCACACCCCGGGCCAGTACACCCAGGGACACCAGATCCCCGGCCAGCAGACGCCGTTCACCCAGCCGGGGCCGTCGATGTACGCGGTCCCGCAGCAGCGGCAGGCGCAGAAGTCCACGCCGGGCAAGCTGCTCGCCGGTGTCGCGGCGATCGCGCTGGTCGTCGGCGGTGTCGCGGGTGGCACGGTCGGCTACCTGACCGGTGACGCGTCCGGCGGCTCTTCCGTGAACGCGCTCGACGCGCCGAAGCCGGCCCAACAGACGGGCAATCTGCCCGCTGGTTCCGTCGAGGCGGTGGCACAGAAGCTGTCGCCGAGCGTCGTGGAGCTCCAGGTGTCCGGGCGATCGGGCGCGGGTGAGGGATCCGGCTTCGTGCTCAGCACCGACGGCTACGTGCTGACCAACAACCACGTCGTCGAGGTCGCCGCCGGTGGCGGGCAGATCCAGGCGGTGTTCCAGGACGGCAAGAAGGGGACGGCGACCGTCGTCGGCCGTGACCCGACGACCGATATCGCCGTGGTGAAGGTCAGCGGCGTCAGCGGCCTGACCCCGGTGGAACTCGGCCGCTCCGACGATCTGCGCGTCGGGCAGCCGGTGGTCGCCATCGGTTCGCCGTTCGAACTGACGGGCACGGTCACCTCGGGCATCGTCAGCGCGCTGAACCGGCCGGTGAGCGCCGGCGGCAACGGCGACCAGACCACGGTGATGTCGGCGGTGCAGACCGACGCGGCGATCAACCCCGGCAACTCCGGCGGCCCGCTCGCGAACATGGCGGGCCAGGTCATCGGCATCAACTCGGCGATCTACAGCCCGAAGTCCGCGCAGGGCCAGGGCGGCGAGAGCGGCGGCAACGTCGGCATCGGCTTCGCGATCCCGATCGACCAGGCGCGCCGCACGGCCGACGACATCATCAACACCGGCCAGGCGACGCAGACCTTCATCGGCGCGCGAGTGCAGACGGCGCCGACCGGCGGAGCGCAGCTCGGGGAGATCTCGCCGGGCAGCCCCGCCGAGAAGGCGGGCCTCAAATCCGGTGACGTCGTGACGAAGCTGGACGACCGCTCGATCCCCAACGCGGACGCGCTCGTCGCCGAGATCCGCACCCGGGCGCCGAACGACAAGGTGAAGTTCACGCTCAGCGGGGACAAGGTCATCGAGGTGACCCTCGGCGGGCAGCCCGTCACCCCGAACTAG
- a CDS encoding HAMP domain-containing sensor histidine kinase, producing MTEPVPVVDVSEKDPRGDRWSTRRFSLRGRVTLLAAASVAGAVALVSLGAYLVVKDNLYQQVDDNLLARAQAAVDSPQVQTELQQVPGAFLASADLQIGQLTVGEKIRLTFPQSGSRPPYGADEIAVATGDKAFSLRTDPKTDSRVVALPQGDGQAMVLAQSLGPTKRTLNELSVVLFLIGGAGILVAAAAGTAVARAGLRPVDRLTSAAERVATTGDLRPIPVSGDDELARLTQTFNTMLGTVAESQERQRQLVADAGHELRTPLTSLRTNLELLLSASRPGARTLSDEDRSDIEADIRGQLDELTQLIGDLVELARQDEPRIEHERVEMVDVVERALDRARRRAGEIEFDVSLQPWVLTGDTSALERAVLNLLDNAVKFSPEGSTVGVRLYPIGDGTAVLEVEDSGPGIADEDLPKVFDRFYRSSEARTLPGSGLGLAIVQHAAQRHGGDVYAGRAATGGALMTLRLPGAPA from the coding sequence GTGACCGAACCGGTCCCGGTCGTCGACGTGTCCGAAAAGGATCCGCGCGGCGACCGCTGGAGCACGCGACGCTTCTCGCTCCGCGGCCGGGTTACGTTGCTCGCGGCCGCTTCGGTGGCGGGCGCGGTGGCGTTGGTGTCCCTCGGTGCTTATCTCGTCGTGAAGGACAACCTCTACCAGCAGGTGGACGACAACCTGCTCGCCCGCGCGCAGGCCGCGGTCGATTCGCCGCAGGTGCAGACCGAGTTGCAGCAGGTGCCCGGCGCCTTCCTGGCCAGCGCGGACCTGCAGATCGGCCAGCTGACGGTCGGCGAAAAGATCCGGCTGACCTTCCCGCAGTCCGGCAGCCGCCCGCCGTACGGCGCGGACGAGATCGCGGTCGCCACCGGCGACAAGGCGTTCTCCCTGCGCACCGACCCGAAGACCGACAGCCGCGTCGTCGCCCTCCCGCAGGGGGACGGCCAGGCGATGGTGCTCGCCCAGTCGCTCGGGCCGACGAAGCGCACCCTGAACGAGCTTTCCGTGGTCCTGTTCCTGATCGGCGGCGCCGGGATCCTGGTCGCCGCGGCCGCGGGAACGGCCGTCGCGAGAGCGGGCCTACGGCCGGTCGATAGACTCACGTCGGCGGCGGAACGCGTCGCCACCACGGGTGATCTGCGCCCGATCCCGGTCAGCGGCGACGACGAACTCGCCCGCCTCACCCAGACTTTCAACACGATGCTGGGCACGGTCGCCGAATCGCAGGAACGGCAACGGCAACTCGTCGCCGACGCGGGCCACGAACTCCGCACCCCGCTGACGTCGCTCCGCACCAACCTGGAGCTGCTCCTGTCCGCGAGCAGGCCGGGCGCGCGGACGCTGTCCGACGAGGACCGCAGCGACATCGAGGCCGACATCCGCGGCCAGCTCGACGAGCTGACCCAGCTGATCGGCGACCTCGTCGAACTGGCGCGCCAGGACGAGCCGCGGATCGAGCACGAGCGGGTCGAGATGGTCGACGTCGTCGAGCGCGCGCTGGACAGGGCGCGTCGCCGCGCGGGCGAGATCGAATTCGACGTCTCGCTCCAGCCGTGGGTCCTGACCGGTGACACGAGCGCGCTGGAACGCGCGGTGCTGAATCTGCTGGACAACGCGGTGAAGTTCTCGCCGGAAGGATCGACGGTCGGGGTCCGGCTGTACCCGATCGGCGACGGCACCGCGGTGCTCGAAGTCGAAGACTCCGGGCCGGGGATCGCCGACGAGGACCTGCCGAAGGTGTTCGACCGCTTCTACCGCTCGTCGGAGGCGCGGACGCTGCCCGGTTCCGGGCTCGGTCTCGCCATCGTCCAGCACGCGGCGCAGCGGCACGGCGGCGACGTCTACGCGGGCCGCGCGGCCACCGGTGGCGCGCTGATGACCTTGCGGCTCCCGGGAGCTCCCGCCTGA
- the lspA gene encoding signal peptidase II has protein sequence MSTENAPELPPRRLLWTLLVAAVLLAADQLTKWWAVDALTDRAPIPVIGDFIRFRLLYNPGAAFSLGAGSTWIFAILAAAAVVALLWISRKVRSAGWAISLGLLLGGATTHLGDRLFREPGFARGHVVDFIDYNGWFVGNVADIALFFGAVSLFVLSFRGVPIEGVKETAEE, from the coding sequence ATGAGCACCGAGAACGCGCCTGAGCTGCCGCCCCGCCGTCTGCTGTGGACACTGCTGGTGGCCGCGGTGCTGCTGGCCGCCGACCAGCTGACCAAATGGTGGGCCGTCGACGCCCTCACCGACCGGGCGCCGATCCCGGTGATCGGCGACTTCATCCGGTTCCGGCTGCTCTACAACCCGGGCGCGGCGTTCTCGCTGGGCGCCGGCTCCACCTGGATCTTCGCGATCCTGGCGGCGGCCGCGGTGGTCGCGCTGCTGTGGATCTCCCGGAAGGTCCGTTCGGCGGGCTGGGCGATCTCGCTCGGGCTGCTGCTCGGTGGCGCGACGACGCATCTGGGTGACCGTTTGTTCCGCGAGCCCGGCTTCGCGCGCGGCCACGTCGTCGACTTCATCGACTACAACGGCTGGTTCGTCGGGAACGTCGCCGACATCGCGCTGTTCTTCGGCGCCGTCTCGCTTTTCGTGCTGAGTTTCCGCGGTGTCCCGATCGAGGGTGTCAAGGAGACGGCGGAGGAGTAA
- a CDS encoding trimeric intracellular cation channel family protein, giving the protein MILTALEFLGLIAFAASGALAAVRSRLDVFGVVVVGLTTALGGGVIRDVLLGITPPTTLRTWPYLAVCGGTALVVFVFHPQIAKLRRAVLLADALGLGVFATAGTTIALNAGATPYAACLIGMTTGIGGGAVRDLLLREIPLVLRKEIYAVAALAGAVLVVIGHALRLPPGAVTLVAAAAVVGVRMLALWRRWNAPVAKGPETG; this is encoded by the coding sequence ATGATCCTCACCGCGCTCGAGTTCCTCGGCTTGATCGCGTTCGCGGCTTCGGGGGCGCTCGCGGCGGTGCGGTCCAGGTTGGACGTCTTCGGGGTGGTCGTCGTCGGATTGACGACCGCGCTCGGTGGCGGGGTCATCCGTGACGTCCTGCTCGGGATCACGCCGCCCACGACGCTGCGGACCTGGCCGTATCTCGCGGTGTGCGGCGGCACGGCGCTGGTCGTGTTCGTCTTCCATCCGCAGATCGCGAAGCTGCGGCGTGCCGTCCTGCTGGCCGACGCGCTCGGGCTCGGGGTGTTCGCGACGGCGGGGACCACCATCGCGTTGAACGCGGGCGCCACTCCCTACGCGGCGTGCCTGATCGGCATGACGACGGGTATCGGTGGCGGCGCTGTGCGTGACCTTCTGCTGCGGGAAATCCCGCTCGTGCTGCGGAAGGAGATCTACGCGGTCGCGGCGCTCGCGGGGGCCGTGCTCGTCGTGATCGGTCACGCTCTGCGACTGCCGCCGGGGGCGGTGACGCTGGTAGCAGCCGCCGCCGTGGTGGGGGTCCGGATGCTCGCTTTGTGGCGGAGATGGAACGCACCTGTTGCGAAAGGACCCGAGACCGGCTGA
- a CDS encoding glycosyltransferase family 2 protein, with product MNDDQVDVVLPCLDEAGALPGVLAALPERYRAIVVDNGSTDGSAEIAAGLGAKVVHEPRRGYGAAVHTGLEAATADVVCFADADGSLDLAELPMLVGGLADADLTVGRRMPTGPGVWPWHARAGNAVISSLLRYKGLPVRDIAPLRAVRRRALLDLDVTDRAFGYPLELLIKARRAGWRVTEFDVSYGERAKGTKSKVSGSLRGTLRAARDFGRVLSR from the coding sequence GTGAACGATGACCAGGTTGACGTCGTGCTCCCCTGTCTCGACGAGGCCGGCGCCCTCCCCGGGGTGCTGGCGGCCCTGCCCGAGCGGTATCGGGCGATCGTGGTCGACAACGGCTCCACGGACGGGTCCGCCGAAATCGCGGCCGGGCTCGGGGCGAAGGTCGTCCACGAACCCCGGCGCGGCTACGGCGCCGCGGTGCACACGGGGCTGGAGGCGGCCACGGCGGACGTCGTCTGCTTCGCCGACGCCGACGGTTCCCTCGACCTCGCCGAACTGCCGATGCTGGTCGGCGGCCTCGCCGACGCCGATCTGACGGTCGGGCGGCGGATGCCGACCGGTCCCGGCGTCTGGCCGTGGCACGCGAGAGCCGGCAACGCCGTGATCTCGTCGCTCTTGCGGTACAAGGGATTGCCGGTCCGCGACATCGCACCGCTGCGAGCCGTCCGGCGGCGGGCGCTGCTCGATCTCGACGTCACCGATCGCGCCTTCGGCTACCCGCTCGAACTGCTGATCAAGGCGAGGCGGGCGGGCTGGCGGGTCACCGAGTTCGACGTGTCCTACGGCGAACGCGCCAAAGGCACCAAGTCGAAGGTCTCCGGCTCGCTGCGGGGAACGCTCCGCGCGGCGCGGGATTTTGGGCGGGTACTGAGCCGATGA
- a CDS encoding molybdopterin-dependent oxidoreductase: protein MNTPSERVTSRIGLALAVTFTLCFVTGLISHLIQHPPSWFGWPSRPVWLYRVTQGTHVISGIASIPLLLAKLWSVYPKLFERPVIRSLPHALERLSILLLSAAAFFELVTGLFNVAQNYPWTFYFPQVHYAVAWVAIGSILVHVAVKLPIVRRSLTRRPDPSRRAFLRTTWLAAGVGVVATAGATVPSLRGVSGLSWRSDKGPQGLPVNRTAAAAGVLGAVNDPGWRLSVVTPNGTKVYSLEELRALPRTSAELPIACVEGWSESARWSGVSLPELLRHAGSTPGAPVRVFSLEKAGLYGISDLPGEHTADDLTLLALELNGEVLDADHGFPCRIIAPNRPGVLQTKWVTRLETL from the coding sequence ATGAACACCCCTTCGGAGCGGGTGACGTCGCGGATCGGGCTCGCGCTCGCCGTCACGTTCACGCTGTGCTTCGTCACCGGACTGATCAGTCATCTCATCCAGCATCCGCCGTCGTGGTTCGGCTGGCCGAGCCGCCCGGTCTGGTTGTACCGGGTCACACAGGGCACGCACGTGATCTCCGGTATCGCGTCGATTCCCTTGCTGCTGGCCAAACTGTGGAGTGTCTACCCGAAACTGTTCGAGCGTCCGGTGATCCGTTCCCTGCCGCACGCGCTCGAACGCCTGTCGATCCTGTTGCTGTCCGCGGCCGCCTTCTTCGAACTCGTCACCGGCCTGTTCAACGTCGCGCAGAACTATCCGTGGACGTTCTATTTCCCGCAGGTGCACTACGCGGTCGCGTGGGTGGCGATCGGTTCGATCCTGGTGCACGTCGCGGTGAAACTCCCCATCGTCCGCCGCTCGCTCACTCGGAGGCCGGACCCCTCACGGCGCGCCTTCCTCCGCACGACCTGGCTGGCCGCGGGCGTCGGCGTCGTGGCGACGGCCGGGGCCACGGTTCCTTCGCTGCGCGGAGTTTCCGGCCTTTCGTGGCGCAGTGACAAGGGGCCGCAAGGCCTGCCGGTGAACCGGACCGCCGCGGCGGCGGGCGTCCTGGGCGCGGTGAACGACCCCGGCTGGCGGCTTTCGGTGGTGACCCCGAATGGCACGAAGGTCTATTCGCTGGAAGAACTCCGTGCCCTCCCGCGAACTTCGGCCGAGCTGCCGATCGCGTGCGTCGAAGGATGGAGCGAATCCGCGCGCTGGAGCGGCGTCTCCCTACCGGAGTTGTTGCGGCACGCCGGAAGCACCCCGGGCGCTCCGGTCCGCGTGTTCTCGCTGGAGAAGGCCGGGCTTTACGGCATCAGCGATCTCCCCGGCGAGCACACCGCGGACGACCTCACCCTGCTGGCGCTGGAACTCAACGGTGAAGTGCTCGACGCCGACCACGGCTTCCCGTGCCGCATCATCGCCCCGAACCGGCCCGGCGTCCTGCAGACGAAATGGGTCACCCGCTTGGAGACGCTGTGA
- a CDS encoding TIGR04282 family arsenosugar biosynthesis glycosyltransferase — translation MTFCLLIVAKAPVPGFAKTRLCPPATPEQAAEIAAASLLDTLEAALLTPKARVVVAMTGELGRATRGAEIASVLRKTAVISQRGEGFDTRLVNAHADAPRPGEPVLQIGMDTPQVTPALLADAADRPEDSVLGLAEDGGWWALGLKDPLHAKVLAGVPMSRDDTGRQTLRALADIGLHPGILPKLSDVDTVPDAHRVAAAAPHGRFARVVAEVR, via the coding sequence ATGACCTTCTGCCTGCTGATCGTCGCCAAGGCGCCCGTGCCCGGTTTCGCGAAGACGCGCCTGTGCCCACCCGCGACGCCGGAGCAGGCCGCCGAGATCGCGGCGGCGTCCCTGCTCGACACCCTCGAAGCCGCCCTCCTGACCCCGAAGGCACGCGTGGTCGTCGCCATGACCGGCGAACTCGGCAGGGCCACCCGCGGCGCGGAAATCGCTTCAGTGCTCCGAAAAACGGCGGTGATCTCCCAGCGCGGGGAAGGGTTCGACACGCGGCTCGTCAACGCCCACGCCGACGCGCCCCGTCCGGGGGAACCGGTGCTGCAGATCGGGATGGACACCCCGCAAGTCACCCCGGCGCTCCTGGCCGACGCCGCCGACCGGCCCGAAGACTCCGTCCTCGGGCTTGCCGAGGACGGCGGCTGGTGGGCGCTGGGCCTCAAGGATCCGTTGCACGCCAAGGTTCTCGCCGGGGTTCCGATGTCGCGGGACGACACCGGAAGGCAGACCCTGCGCGCACTGGCCGACATCGGACTACATCCCGGCATCCTGCCCAAACTGTCCGATGTGGACACTGTCCCGGACGCGCACCGGGTCGCCGCGGCGGCTCCGCACGGCCGGTTCGCCCGAGTGGTGGCCGAAGTCCGGTGA
- a CDS encoding DeoR/GlpR family DNA-binding transcription regulator — MLARQRQAVILEEARRTGAVRVSDLVARLGVSDMTVRRDLDVLAGRGLVEKVYGGATSVVGKSTDEPGFEAKSVRQRAQKEAIAALAAGLVRPGTAIGISAGTTTWTLARALDEVPGLTIVTNSIQVADVLRGVNQPDRTVVLTGGVRTPSDALVGPVAVQSLRSLHLDLVFLGVHGMAEGPGFTTPNLTESETDRALVEAGRKLVVLADHTKWGIVGISTIAGLEEADVVVSDDGLSDKARETLTEQAGELMIAETGEAAEAEEA; from the coding sequence GTGCTCGCGCGGCAACGACAGGCGGTGATCCTCGAGGAGGCGCGCCGGACCGGCGCGGTCCGGGTCAGCGATCTCGTCGCGAGGCTCGGCGTCTCCGATATGACGGTGCGCCGCGACCTCGACGTGCTCGCCGGCCGCGGACTGGTCGAGAAGGTCTACGGCGGCGCCACCTCCGTCGTCGGCAAGAGCACCGACGAGCCCGGGTTCGAGGCCAAATCCGTGCGCCAGCGCGCGCAGAAGGAGGCCATCGCCGCCCTCGCCGCCGGGCTGGTCCGGCCGGGCACCGCGATCGGTATCTCCGCGGGCACCACCACGTGGACGCTGGCGAGGGCGCTCGACGAGGTCCCTGGCCTGACGATCGTCACGAACTCCATCCAGGTCGCCGACGTGCTGCGCGGCGTGAACCAGCCGGATCGCACGGTGGTCCTCACCGGCGGCGTCCGCACCCCGTCGGACGCGCTGGTCGGGCCGGTCGCCGTGCAGAGCCTGCGGTCGCTGCACCTGGACCTCGTCTTCCTCGGCGTGCACGGGATGGCCGAGGGGCCCGGGTTCACCACACCGAACCTGACCGAATCCGAGACCGACCGCGCGCTGGTCGAAGCGGGCCGCAAGCTGGTCGTGCTGGCCGACCACACCAAATGGGGCATCGTCGGCATCTCCACGATCGCCGGGCTCGAAGAGGCCGACGTCGTCGTCTCGGACGACGGTTTGTCCGACAAGGCAAGGGAAACGCTCACCGAGCAGGCGGGTGAGCTGATGATCGCCGAAACAGGAGAGGCGGCAGAAGCCGAAGAAGCGTGA
- a CDS encoding response regulator, which produces MIKLMFADDEELVRSGLRAMMSGAADIEIVGEASDGRSAVEVARRYHPDVALLDIKMRAPDDGIRALRAILALPDPPTVAMLTTFDIDDYVSLALRLGANGFLLKDIDPAALLRAVRDLARGGAVLDPGVAARMVQSHRDEQRAAQPARKLLASLSDREREVVGLIGQGLSNAEIGGRLHLSEATVKGYVSAVLSKIGAANRVQAALLAYRGGLLDQ; this is translated from the coding sequence TTGATCAAGCTCATGTTCGCCGACGACGAGGAACTGGTCCGTTCGGGCCTGCGTGCCATGATGTCGGGCGCTGCCGATATCGAGATCGTGGGCGAGGCGAGCGACGGGAGATCAGCGGTCGAGGTCGCCCGGCGGTACCACCCCGACGTCGCGTTGCTCGACATCAAGATGCGGGCGCCTGACGACGGCATTCGCGCGCTGCGGGCCATCCTCGCGCTGCCGGATCCGCCGACCGTGGCCATGTTGACCACGTTCGACATCGACGACTACGTCAGTCTCGCGCTCAGGCTCGGGGCCAACGGCTTCCTCCTGAAGGACATCGACCCGGCGGCGCTGCTCAGGGCCGTGCGCGATCTCGCCCGCGGCGGCGCGGTGCTCGACCCTGGTGTCGCGGCGCGCATGGTGCAGTCGCATCGGGACGAGCAGCGGGCCGCGCAGCCGGCGCGCAAGCTGCTCGCGTCGCTGTCCGACCGGGAGCGTGAGGTCGTCGGGCTGATCGGGCAGGGGCTGTCCAACGCGGAGATCGGCGGGCGCCTTCACCTGTCCGAGGCCACGGTCAAGGGTTACGTCTCGGCCGTCCTGTCCAAGATCGGCGCGGCGAACCGGGTGCAGGCCGCGCTGCTGGCCTACCGCGGTGGCCTGCTCGACCAGTAA
- a CDS encoding wnt family protein, with the protein MMTQRYGEEWARDFATAHERNPSSHHVPVAMDLHNNEVGRAIARANPDASPEQMATLIEQAVKDGKMVVLDKNDTLVSSNESPPGETRETKNKPWPTDNPGRNDDHDPGDPSAYPDQY; encoded by the coding sequence ATGATGACGCAGCGGTACGGAGAAGAATGGGCCCGCGACTTCGCCACCGCGCACGAGCGGAACCCGAGCAGCCACCATGTCCCGGTGGCCATGGACCTGCACAACAACGAAGTCGGCCGCGCGATCGCCCGGGCCAACCCGGACGCCAGTCCCGAGCAGATGGCGACCCTGATCGAACAAGCCGTCAAGGACGGCAAAATGGTGGTCCTCGACAAGAACGACACACTGGTATCGTCCAACGAATCGCCTCCAGGCGAGACCCGCGAAACCAAGAACAAGCCTTGGCCCACGGACAATCCGGGGCGCAACGACGACCACGACCCCGGCGACCCGTCGGCGTATCCGGACCAATACTGA
- a CDS encoding VOC family protein, whose protein sequence is MARLRDIVFDCRHPASLARFWASVLDGYEVAPYDEEELDRLRSLGFSGPEDDPSVLVEAPSGPRLFFNLVPESKVVKNRVHLDLTGDDVERLVFLGARVLARPEDGLVVLADPEGNEFCLVTPPPSP, encoded by the coding sequence ATGGCCAGGCTTCGCGACATCGTCTTCGACTGCCGTCATCCGGCTTCGCTCGCCCGTTTCTGGGCGTCCGTGCTCGACGGCTACGAGGTCGCACCCTATGACGAAGAAGAGCTTGATCGCCTTCGTTCGCTGGGATTTTCGGGCCCCGAGGACGATCCTTCGGTCCTGGTCGAAGCGCCGTCGGGACCGCGGCTCTTCTTCAATTTGGTCCCGGAATCCAAGGTCGTCAAGAACCGGGTGCACCTGGACCTGACCGGAGACGACGTCGAACGCCTCGTTTTCTTGGGTGCGCGCGTACTCGCGCGTCCCGAAGACGGGCTCGTCGTGCTCGCGGATCCGGAAGGGAACGAGTTCTGCCTCGTTACTCCTCCGCCGTCTCCTTGA
- a CDS encoding class I SAM-dependent methyltransferase encodes MTAFDRGLLGHRCWLELATGERVDLPVDRWTAIPCEGDDVLLAACDGPTLDVGCGPGRLTAALTERGVASLGVDISATAVRLTQARGAAALHRDVFDRLPGEGRWRHALLADGNIGIGGDPHRLLARMAELITDGGTVLVELDPPGRGLRQDRVRLRPDDGAWFTWAWVGVEAIADLAARTAFRVAWSTSHGHRWFACLEKA; translated from the coding sequence GTGACCGCCTTCGACCGCGGCCTGCTCGGCCACCGCTGCTGGCTGGAACTGGCGACCGGGGAACGCGTCGACCTGCCGGTCGACCGCTGGACCGCCATCCCCTGCGAAGGCGACGACGTCCTCCTCGCCGCCTGTGACGGCCCGACCCTCGACGTCGGCTGCGGGCCCGGCAGGCTGACCGCCGCGCTGACCGAACGCGGCGTCGCCTCGCTCGGCGTCGACATTTCGGCCACCGCCGTGCGGCTCACCCAAGCCCGTGGCGCCGCCGCGCTCCACCGGGACGTGTTCGACCGGCTCCCCGGCGAAGGGCGCTGGCGGCATGCCCTGCTCGCCGACGGGAACATCGGCATCGGCGGCGATCCGCACCGTCTCCTCGCCCGGATGGCGGAACTGATCACCGACGGCGGGACGGTGCTCGTCGAACTCGACCCGCCGGGCCGCGGACTCCGCCAGGACCGGGTCCGGTTGCGTCCCGACGACGGCGCCTGGTTCACCTGGGCTTGGGTCGGCGTCGAGGCGATCGCGGACCTCGCCGCCCGCACCGCCTTCCGCGTCGCGTGGTCCACCAGCCACGGCCACCGCTGGTTCGCCTGCCTGGAGAAAGCATGA